In a genomic window of Quercus lobata isolate SW786 chromosome 4, ValleyOak3.0 Primary Assembly, whole genome shotgun sequence:
- the LOC115986249 gene encoding probable leucine-rich repeat receptor-like protein kinase At1g35710 yields the protein MAPFLLISKPIVVCVIFVLSFSSTIDSAILLVRASDSSSSLEHEAKALLESGWWHWWSSNRNNTSSHCKWPGIACNKAGSVTEIKPPRNFTVGDESGKLNFSSFPNLVQVDLSGNGLQGSITAHFGVLSKLMYFNLSSNNMTGPIPSSLVHLTNLTSLCLSLNQINSSIPSDVGNLKKLVHLDLSSNYLNGSIPSSLNHLTRLNYLSFHSNFIEGFIDQEIRNVEHLSWLDLSNNEMSGVIPIELTKLTQLEYLNLSSNQLSGRIPPGIDLLSNLLHLDLSHNRLVGNIPTHIGNCNNLKHLSLNNNSLNGSIPGQFGSLSLFYIDISHNVISGRIAHHLGELTSLEFLNLSHNNLSGTIPDFLNSMTQISSIDLSYNNLEGKIPREFKDRYPPQAIIGNKGLCGEFKGMPSCLTSTTTDSEEEPERDRFHFSTVSLYLLFYLSIFGYLYIFLSKNDDVESERTVNRNGDLLSIWNYDGRIAYEDIIKATEDFNIKDCIGTGGYGSVYKAQLPNGYIFALKKLHQLEAKEAALIKSFETEVKVLSEIRHRHILKLHGFCLHKQCMFLVYEYMERGSLYCVLCNDDEAVELNWTKRVNIIKSVAHALSYLHHNFNPPIVHRDISSSNILLNMEFEAFVSDFGTARPLNPNSSHETILAGTYGYVAPEFAYTMVVTEKCDAYSFGVVALETIMGMHPGEFLSSLSLSSSNQDVMLKDVLDPRLSPPTDKRDVQDIALVATIAFACLHSNPKSRPTMESVSQKFLSHKATLVKPFREISISQLWQKEYI from the exons ATGGCACCCTTCCTATTGATCTCTAAACCGATAGTAGTATGTGTTATTTTcgttctttccttttcttctacTATAGATAGTGCAATATTGCTAGTGAGAGCAAGTGACTCATCATCATCGCTTGAACATGAAGCAAAGGCTCTGCTGGAGAGTGGTTGGTGGCACTGGTGGAGTTCCAATAGAAACAATACCTCAAGTCATTGTAAGTGGCCTGGTATAGCTTGTAACAAAGCTGGAAGTGTGACAGAGATTAAACCACCTCGTAACTTCACCGTGGGTGACGAATCTGGGAAACTCAACTTCTCTTCCTTCCCAAACCTTGTTCAGGTTGATCTTAGTGGGAACGGACTCCAAGGAAGCATCACTGCTCATTTTGGTGTTCTTTCAAAGCTCATGTACTTCAACCTATCCTCAAATAATATGACAG GTCCAATCCCTTCATCCCTTGTTCATTTGACCAACTTGACATCTCTATGCCTCAGTTTGAACCAAATCAACAGTTCCATCCCTTCAGATGTAGGAAATTTGAAAAAGCTAGTTCACCTGGATCTTAGTTCTAATTACCTTAATGGTTCAATTCCCTCATCCCTTAATCATTTAACCAGATTGAATTATTTGTCCTTTCATTCAAATTTCATAGAAGGTTTCATAGACCAAGAAATCAGGAATGTAGAACATTTAAGTTGGCTGGACTTGTCTAATAACGAGATGTCTGGTGTCATACCAATTGAACTTACCAAATTAACCCAATTGGAGTACTTAAATCTGTCCTCTAACCAACTTTCTGGCCGCATACCTCCTGGAATAGACTTGCTTTCCAATCTTCTACATTTAGACCTCTCCCATAACAGGCTTGTTGGAAATATCCCAACTCATATTGGGAATTGCAACAATCTAAAGCATTTGTCATTGAACAACAATAGTCTGAATGGAAGCATTCCAGGCCAGTTTGGCAGCCTTTCACTATTTTATATTGACATTAGTCATAATGTCATTAGTGGAAGGATAGCTCACCATCTGGGAGAATTGACAAGCCTAGAATTCTTGAATCTCTCCCATAATAATCTATCTGGTACCATACCTGATTTCCTTAACTCCATGACCCAGATATCATCCATTGACTTGTCATATAATAATTTGGAGGGTAAGATTCCACGTGAGTTTAAAGATAGATACCCACCACAAGCAATCATTGGCAACAAGGGTTTATGCGGTGAATTCAAGGGTATGCCTTCTTGCTTGACATCTACAACCACAGATTCGGAAGAAGAACCAGAGAGGGATAGGTTTCACTTCTCCACTGTCAGTCTATATCTATTATTCTACCTTTCTATTTTTggatatctatatatatttctatccAAGAATGATGATGTTGAATCCGAGAGAACTGTAAACAGAAATGGAGATTTACTCTCAATATGGAATTATGATGGAAGAATTGCATATGAAGATATCATTAAAGCAACCGAGGACTTCAACATCAAAGATTGTATTGGAACCGGAGGTTATGGCAGTGTTTACAAAGCACAGTTGCCCAACGGATATATTTTTGCCTTGAAGAAACTTCATCAACTAGAAGCAAAGGAGGCAGCTCTCATCAAGAGTTTTGAAACTGAGGTAAAAGTATTATCTGAAATAAGACATCGACACATTTTGAAGCTTCATGGATTTTGTTTACACAAGCAATGTATGTTTTTGGTTTATGAATACATGGAAAGGGGAAGCTTATATTGTGTCCTATGCAATGATGATGAAGCTGTTGAGTTGAACTGGACAAAGAGAGTGAACATTATTAAGAGTGTGGCACATGCTTTATCTTACTTGCATCACAATTTCAACCCACCAATTGTTCACCGGGATATATCAAGCAGCAACATTCTATTGAATATGGAATTTGAGGCATTTGTCTCTGACTTTGGTACAGCAAGACCTCTGAATCCCAACTCGTCCCATGAAACTATACTTGCAGGCACATATGGGTATGTTGCTCCAG AATTTGCCTATACTATGGTCGTGACAGAAAAATGTGATGCCTATAGCTTTGGGGTAGTGGCACTAGAAACAATAATGGGAATGCATCCAGGAGAGTTCCTCTCGTCATTATCACTATCTTCATCCAATCAAGATGTAATGCTAAAGGATGTCTTGGATCCACGCCTCTCGCCTCCAACAGATAAACGGGATGTGCAAGATATTGCCCTTGTTGCAACAATAGCATTTGCATGCTTACATTCCAACCCAAAGTCCCGACCAACCATGGAAAGTGTGTCTCAGAAATTTCTTTCTCACAAAGCAACATTGGTGAAACCTTTCCGTGAAATTTCAATATCGCAACTTTGGCAGAAAGAATATATTTGA
- the LOC115986250 gene encoding uncharacterized protein LOC115986250, whose protein sequence is MSGAQGAQPPESKTATTYESISGGENKTKIEIHSKEDQGMIQIDKLQDMVEDAAGKGGPVFGAGKDENKQDLGVTGTPANENLT, encoded by the coding sequence ATGTCAGGGGCACAGGGAGCACAGCCACCGGAGTCAAAGACTGCAACAACATACGAGTCAATATCTGGGGGAGAGAACAAAACCAAGATTGAGATACATTCAAAAGAGGATCAGGGTATGATTCAAATAGATAAGTTGCAGGACATGGTCGAAGATGCAGCTGGAAAAGGTGGCCCTGTATTTGGTGCTGGTAAAGATGAAAACAAGCAGGACCTTGGTGTTACAGGGACACCTGCGAATGAGAACCTCACCTAG